Part of the Thermodesulfovibrionales bacterium genome is shown below.
CAATAAACCACGAAAGAGGTTCCATGGCCTTCAGGCTCAGTACGCTTTTCGACAGCAACCGATGGCTCCAAATCGAATTGATCGGAAAAATCCCCTTGGGTTTGCCCTTTCTTCTCTTCCTTTTCCTCGTTGCGGTGATTTTCCTTGTGCAGGAGATGATCCCTGTTGTTCGACACACCCTTGAGTCAAGAGACGATACCTCTGGAGATTTTCCGGGAGATGCCAACCCCCTCGTCAGAGAAGTGCTCGACGCCCTGCCGGGAGAAAAGCCGCCGCTGTATCTTCTTGATGATGAGGAAGCTGTTATATTCTCTTCCACCGGTAGAGACCCCGCAATTTATCTGTCCCAGGGGCTGATCATGATGTTGAACCTTGAAGAGATGAAGGCTGCCGTCGCCCATGAGATGGCCCATATCGAAAGGAACAAGAGGCCCTTGCTCATCGCTGTTTTCTTTTTGCGGATCATCATGTTTTTTAATCCCATTGTCCTTCTGGAATTCAGAAGGGCCATTCAGGACGAGGAGAAGATCTGTGATGACAGGGCGATCTCCCTGACGAGTAATCCGCATGCCCTCGCCGAGACCCTCAAGAAGATCTATCGAGAACCAGGGGATGGCGATCTCTCGCAGTCCCGTCAACTCTCCAGATTGCGGGATTCTCTTGAGGAACACAGCCACAACATCCATCTGGAGAGCAGGGTCAAAAGACTTGAGACAAGGCAGCCCCAAACTGGGGAGAGGGGCCTGATTCCCTTTACCATGGCCCTTGCGGCCGTGGCCATAATCAACTACTTCGTAGTATGAAGACAGGGAGGTGAGGATGGGCAGGAAATTTCTCTCGTTTGCTGCCTTTGCGGCAACCGTCTCTGCAGTGATTGTTCTCTTTAAGATCCTGAACTGGATGCCCTCGATCATTGAAGGAGGACTCCTGAAGCGATACGGGAGCATCGATGAGGTCAGGACGAAACTACAGTTTACGGAGATTTATGTCCCATCCTATTTCCCGCAGCGTTTTGCCTGGCCCCCATCGAGCGTCCTTGCACAGACGAGCCCCTATCGCGCCATCGTGATGGAATTCAGGGACAGGGAGAAGGGAGAGGTTGCCCTCACGATAGTTCAATCGGCTTCTGAAAGCTTCAGACCGGATAAACAGATAGTCATGGTACAGACCAAGGAGAGAGAAAGGTATCCCTTGAAAGGAAGAGACGCCGATCTTGAGGTCGGTGTCTGCAAAAACGAAGAACCGTGCTCCAAAATCTCATGGAAGGAAGGACAATATAGCAT
Proteins encoded:
- a CDS encoding M56 family metallopeptidase — encoded protein: MSGISYGIELFLTSWPGMYVSQSFFHSLIAAIIIDRAVRIWKISDPLIIQRLRLIVILFPIFSFPVYQAINHERGSMAFRLSTLFDSNRWLQIELIGKIPLGLPFLLFLFLVAVIFLVQEMIPVVRHTLESRDDTSGDFPGDANPLVREVLDALPGEKPPLYLLDDEEAVIFSSTGRDPAIYLSQGLIMMLNLEEMKAAVAHEMAHIERNKRPLLIAVFFLRIIMFFNPIVLLEFRRAIQDEEKICDDRAISLTSNPHALAETLKKIYREPGDGDLSQSRQLSRLRDSLEEHSHNIHLESRVKRLETRQPQTGERGLIPFTMALAAVAIINYFVV